In a single window of the Candidatus Melainabacteria bacterium genome:
- a CDS encoding malate synthase A — protein sequence MTQVAQQVKVLGKLTPEYEQILTPDALNFVADLHSQFNQTREKLLSNRIARQKDIDAGKYPDFLADTAGVREGKWQVAEAPADLADRRVEITGPCERKMMINAFNSGANAFMADLEDSLSPTWHNVVEGQRNLKEAVRKTLSFDSPEGKSYRLNEKIATLIVRPRGWHLLESHVTVNGAPISASLFDFGLFFFHNAHELLKRNSGPYFYLPKMESHLEARLWNDVFNYAQDQLKVPRGTIRATVLIETIMAAFEMEEILFELKEHASGLNAGRWDYIFSTIKKFSRHKEFLMPDRAQITMRVPFMRAYCRLLVKTCHRHGAHAMGGMAAFIPSRKDAAINEVAMTKVKEDKELEAGTGFDGTWVAHPDLVPVAKEVFDKTLGSNPNQKSKQLDDVVAGTELLAVKIEGGQITEKGLVNNVDVALQYIESWLRGTGAAAIHNLMEDAATAEISRAQLWQWIICGAKLDDGRAVTKELYRQTRDSQLKILGTAPDNRYKEAAEILDRLVESENFEEFLTTDAYRYLN from the coding sequence ATGACGCAAGTAGCGCAGCAAGTAAAAGTTTTGGGGAAGCTAACACCAGAATACGAGCAGATTCTCACACCAGATGCGCTCAACTTTGTGGCAGATTTGCACAGTCAATTCAATCAGACCCGCGAGAAACTGTTGAGCAACAGAATTGCCAGACAGAAAGATATCGATGCCGGGAAATATCCCGATTTTCTGGCTGACACGGCCGGTGTGCGTGAAGGCAAATGGCAGGTAGCAGAGGCGCCAGCCGACCTGGCTGACAGACGAGTTGAGATCACAGGACCCTGTGAACGCAAGATGATGATCAACGCTTTTAATTCGGGCGCAAATGCCTTTATGGCTGACCTGGAAGATTCCCTATCACCGACATGGCATAACGTGGTCGAAGGTCAACGCAATCTGAAAGAAGCTGTACGCAAGACACTCTCCTTCGATAGCCCTGAAGGCAAGTCTTACAGACTGAATGAAAAAATCGCCACTCTCATCGTCAGACCACGCGGATGGCACCTGCTTGAGAGTCATGTCACCGTCAATGGTGCGCCAATTTCGGCCAGCCTGTTTGATTTCGGGCTCTTCTTTTTTCACAATGCACATGAGCTTTTGAAGCGCAACAGCGGTCCTTACTTCTATTTGCCCAAGATGGAGAGCCATCTGGAAGCCAGGCTCTGGAACGATGTCTTCAACTACGCCCAGGACCAGCTGAAAGTTCCACGAGGCACCATTAGAGCTACGGTACTGATTGAGACGATCATGGCTGCCTTCGAGATGGAAGAGATTCTGTTTGAACTGAAAGAGCATGCCTCCGGGCTCAACGCCGGACGATGGGACTATATCTTCAGCACGATCAAAAAGTTTTCACGTCACAAAGAGTTCTTGATGCCCGATCGTGCCCAGATCACCATGCGAGTGCCTTTCATGAGAGCCTATTGCAGACTTCTGGTAAAGACCTGTCATCGCCACGGTGCACATGCCATGGGCGGTATGGCGGCATTTATTCCAAGCAGAAAGGACGCTGCTATCAATGAAGTAGCGATGACCAAAGTCAAAGAGGATAAGGAACTGGAGGCCGGCACTGGCTTCGATGGCACCTGGGTCGCTCATCCGGATCTCGTGCCTGTGGCTAAAGAAGTGTTTGATAAGACTCTGGGCAGCAACCCCAACCAGAAGTCGAAGCAACTCGATGATGTTGTTGCAGGCACTGAACTGCTCGCTGTCAAGATCGAGGGTGGGCAGATTACTGAAAAGGGTCTCGTCAATAATGTCGATGTTGCGTTGCAATACATCGAATCATGGCTGCGAGGAACAGGTGCGGCTGCCATTCACAACTTGATGGAAGACGCAGCCACCGCCGAGATATCGCGGGCGCAGTTGTGGCAGTGGATCATATGTGGTGCCAAATTAGACGACGGCAGAGCGGTTACGAAAGAATTGTACAGGCAAACTCGCGACTCCCAATTGAAGATCCTCGGCACCGCTCCAGACAACCGATACAAGGAAGCAGCCGAGATTCTGGACCGCCTTGTAGAAAGCGAGAATTTCGAGGAATTCCTGACCACGGATGCATACAGATACTTGAACTAA
- the alc gene encoding allantoicase: protein MERNSDFTAAVFSGFIDLASEKLGGKVLLANDEFFAEKENLIKPGRGVWIADKYTDRGKWMDGWETRRKRVPGYDWCILKLGTAGVIEGVDIDTNNFLGNHPPYASIDALYLEEDMADDKLPEAKWTEILPKSPLKQGSQNIFAVSDSNRWTHIRLNIYPDGGVARLKVYGTVSKHWAAIKPDEQIDLAAVENGGSVVACNDMFFGNKNNMIMPGSGVNMGDGWETRRRRDQGHDWSIVELAQPGILKKIEVDTKHYKGNFPDSCWIDACYAPGAEMNNLTAASFEWTKVVAQTKLQADHRHFFEKEILAQGPWTHLRLNIVPDGGISRFRVWCTLPATATRDAKQEKSDGRKEYQRT, encoded by the coding sequence ATGGAAAGAAACTCCGACTTTACAGCGGCAGTATTTAGCGGATTCATTGATCTTGCCTCGGAGAAACTGGGTGGCAAAGTGCTGCTCGCCAACGACGAGTTTTTCGCTGAGAAAGAAAACCTGATCAAGCCCGGTCGAGGAGTCTGGATCGCCGACAAATACACAGACCGCGGCAAATGGATGGACGGCTGGGAAACCCGCCGGAAGCGCGTTCCTGGTTACGACTGGTGCATACTTAAACTGGGCACAGCCGGGGTCATAGAGGGTGTAGACATCGACACCAACAACTTCCTCGGTAATCACCCACCCTATGCTTCCATAGACGCACTCTATCTGGAAGAAGATATGGCGGACGATAAGCTTCCTGAGGCAAAGTGGACCGAAATTTTGCCCAAGTCTCCATTGAAGCAAGGATCGCAAAATATTTTTGCAGTTTCAGACTCGAACCGCTGGACACACATACGTTTGAACATCTATCCCGATGGCGGTGTGGCCAGGCTAAAGGTCTACGGAACGGTTTCGAAGCACTGGGCTGCCATTAAGCCAGATGAGCAAATAGACCTTGCCGCTGTCGAAAATGGTGGCAGTGTGGTGGCGTGCAACGACATGTTCTTCGGCAATAAAAACAACATGATCATGCCGGGCTCCGGTGTAAACATGGGCGATGGCTGGGAAACCAGAAGACGCAGAGATCAGGGACATGATTGGTCGATCGTCGAGCTGGCTCAACCTGGAATTCTCAAGAAAATCGAAGTCGATACCAAACACTATAAGGGCAATTTCCCCGACTCCTGCTGGATCGATGCCTGCTATGCCCCGGGGGCGGAGATGAACAATCTTACTGCTGCCAGTTTCGAATGGACAAAAGTCGTTGCTCAAACGAAGCTGCAAGCAGATCATCGACACTTTTTTGAAAAGGAGATTCTGGCTCAGGGTCCGTGGACGCATCTGCGTTTGAACATCGTTCCTGATGGCGGCATCAGTCGCTTCAGAGTATGGTGTACACTGCCTGCGACTGCCACCAGAGACGCGAAGCAAGAAAAGAGCGATGGACGTAAAGAGTATCAACGAACTTAG
- the allB gene encoding allantoinase AllB, which produces MASKFGISSNRIITADGIKKGCLIVEDGRISKIVDVPDGHGLDHIHEAGNSVVMPGLIDSHVHVNEPGRTEWEGFETATIAAAAGGITTIADMPLNSNPVTTSLTALEEKLAAAKGKLTVDCAFYGGVVPGNTLSLEPLIDAGVRGFKCFLIHSGIDDFPNVTEKDLDSSMPVLARRRVPLLVHAEMECDDSRCDDWSEHSSSYHAFLHSRPRRWENDAIDLMIKVGRKHDCPVHIVHLSSSDAIEAIKKAKAAGVKLTVETCPHYLTFAAEEIADGDPRFKCAPPIRERENREKLWAALLDGTIDFVVSDHSPCSPSLKFLDEGNLQKAWGGISGLQFVLPTVWTQARERGVTVDQLSKLLTHGQAKFLALTQTKGHLKPGYDADIVVWDPEAKTKIDASIIHHRHKVTPYDGMELFGKVEKTFVRGQLVYNNGQFSSEPVGQFLLRERVESKT; this is translated from the coding sequence ATGGCTTCGAAATTTGGTATTTCCAGCAACCGCATCATCACCGCCGATGGTATTAAAAAAGGTTGTCTGATCGTAGAAGATGGGCGCATCTCTAAAATAGTTGACGTTCCTGATGGTCACGGTCTCGACCACATCCATGAAGCGGGTAATTCCGTCGTCATGCCGGGGCTGATCGACTCTCATGTGCACGTCAATGAGCCGGGACGAACCGAGTGGGAAGGGTTTGAAACGGCGACGATAGCGGCAGCAGCGGGCGGCATAACAACAATTGCTGATATGCCTCTCAATTCCAACCCGGTTACGACTTCGTTGACCGCGCTGGAAGAAAAACTGGCAGCGGCCAAAGGTAAACTCACTGTCGACTGTGCCTTCTATGGTGGCGTTGTGCCGGGAAATACTCTTTCCCTCGAGCCTTTAATCGATGCAGGCGTGCGTGGTTTCAAATGTTTCTTGATTCACTCAGGCATTGACGATTTCCCGAACGTGACTGAAAAGGATCTTGACTCTTCCATGCCGGTTCTGGCACGTCGCCGGGTGCCACTGCTTGTGCACGCCGAGATGGAATGTGACGATTCTCGTTGCGACGACTGGAGCGAGCACAGTTCCTCATATCATGCCTTCCTTCACTCTCGCCCACGACGCTGGGAAAACGACGCCATTGATTTGATGATCAAAGTGGGGCGCAAGCACGATTGCCCAGTTCACATCGTACATCTCTCGTCATCAGATGCTATCGAAGCAATAAAAAAGGCTAAAGCCGCGGGCGTGAAACTTACCGTCGAAACCTGCCCACACTACCTTACCTTCGCCGCAGAGGAAATCGCCGACGGTGACCCGAGATTCAAATGCGCACCGCCTATTCGCGAACGCGAGAATCGTGAAAAACTCTGGGCTGCTCTTCTGGATGGCACTATCGACTTTGTCGTCTCGGACCACTCTCCTTGTTCACCCAGTCTCAAGTTCCTCGACGAGGGTAACTTGCAAAAGGCATGGGGCGGCATATCCGGCTTGCAATTCGTTCTGCCGACTGTGTGGACGCAGGCGAGGGAGCGTGGTGTAACAGTCGACCAGTTGTCGAAATTGCTGACTCACGGTCAGGCGAAGTTTTTGGCACTGACTCAAACTAAGGGGCACCTGAAGCCGGGTTACGACGCTGATATCGTTGTCTGGGATCCTGAGGCGAAAACCAAAATCGATGCGTCGATCATTCACCACCGCCACAAGGTCACTCCTTACGATGGCATGGAACTATTTGGCAAAGTTGAAAAAACATTTGTTCGAGGGCAGTTGGTCTATAACAATGGTCAATTTTCCTCTGAGCCTGTAGGACAGTTTTTGTTGAGAGAACGCGTGGAGAGTAAAACATAA
- the uraD gene encoding 2-oxo-4-hydroxy-4-carboxy-5-ureidoimidazoline decarboxylase translates to MDVKSINELSDGEAAQIFRKCCGSETWVRKMVESRPYAALDAVFENCEQAFRILTEADWMDAFAAHPKIGDIKSLKEKYGDTKNWAQNEQAGARGISDEVAADLAASNELYFQKFGYIFIVCATGKSAQEMLTLLKQRLGNDPSSELPIAAAEQVKITKLRLEKL, encoded by the coding sequence ATGGACGTAAAGAGTATCAACGAACTTAGTGACGGCGAAGCTGCCCAGATTTTTCGCAAGTGCTGCGGCAGTGAAACCTGGGTCAGAAAGATGGTTGAGTCGAGACCATACGCCGCTCTTGACGCCGTTTTCGAAAACTGCGAGCAAGCTTTCAGAATATTGACTGAAGCTGATTGGATGGACGCATTCGCAGCCCATCCAAAAATCGGCGACATCAAAAGCCTGAAAGAAAAGTATGGCGACACCAAAAACTGGGCTCAGAACGAACAGGCTGGGGCGCGCGGAATTTCAGATGAAGTTGCTGCCGATCTCGCCGCTTCTAACGAGCTTTATTTTCAGAAGTTCGGCTACATCTTCATCGTCTGCGCCACCGGTAAATCTGCGCAGGAGATGCTGACACTGCTCAAGCAACGTCTCGGAAATGACCCATCGAGCGAGTTGCCCATAGCGGCAGCCGAACAAGTAAAAATCACCAAACTACGACTGGAAAAATTATGA
- a CDS encoding MBL fold metallo-hydrolase, translating into MIFHQYYLGCLSHASYLIGDEATKTAVIVDPQRDIDQYIADAEKNGLKITHVFLTHVHADFVAGHLELQRKTGAKICLGAKTSATYKFTGFKDGDTLDVGNVRFKVLETPGHTPEAISILVFDTKKDTARPYAVLSGDSLFIGDVGRPDLLSSKGISAKELAEMEYDSLHNKLMTLPDETLVYPAHGAGSLCGKNMSKETVSTIGEQKRTNYALQPMSKEKLVELLTKDLPPAPKYFAYDAAFNCQAHPSLDELLKNLKPLSVDEALKLKNSGAYLLDGRESDSYARQHVVDSVNIPLKGRYATWAGTFIDHEKPVVIICDPGQEKEAVMRLGRIGLDSVAGYVGGGIKAFDGRVDLVRNNERVTAQQLAKLLQSEKPPYVLDVRSQGEWQAAHIENTHLLPLSDILEHVDTLPKDKEIIIMCASGNRSSTAASLLSQHGVTHLTDLRGGIEGWQVEKLPVISQTSTDGNDKSGNLKPNCSVKTQ; encoded by the coding sequence ATAATTTTTCATCAGTACTATCTTGGATGTTTGTCGCACGCTTCTTACCTGATTGGCGACGAAGCCACGAAAACTGCAGTGATAGTCGATCCCCAGAGAGACATCGACCAGTACATAGCAGACGCCGAGAAGAACGGGCTCAAAATCACCCATGTATTTTTGACGCATGTTCACGCTGATTTCGTAGCTGGGCATCTTGAGCTTCAACGCAAGACCGGTGCAAAAATTTGCCTCGGTGCTAAAACAAGCGCCACCTACAAATTTACGGGCTTCAAAGACGGCGATACGCTTGATGTAGGCAACGTGCGATTCAAAGTTCTGGAGACCCCCGGACACACACCTGAGGCTATCTCTATTCTTGTTTTCGACACGAAGAAGGACACGGCTAGGCCTTATGCGGTCTTGAGCGGCGACAGTCTTTTCATAGGCGATGTCGGTCGCCCTGACCTTTTGTCTTCAAAAGGCATCAGCGCTAAAGAGCTGGCCGAGATGGAATATGATTCTCTGCACAACAAACTCATGACCCTGCCCGACGAAACTCTCGTGTATCCAGCACATGGTGCCGGCTCTCTTTGCGGAAAAAATATGAGCAAAGAGACCGTCTCTACAATCGGCGAGCAGAAGCGCACAAATTACGCGCTGCAGCCGATGAGCAAAGAGAAGTTGGTGGAGCTGCTCACTAAAGATTTGCCGCCGGCGCCGAAATATTTCGCTTATGACGCAGCATTCAATTGCCAGGCGCATCCGTCCCTGGATGAACTTTTGAAGAACCTCAAGCCTCTCAGCGTCGACGAAGCACTGAAGTTGAAGAACTCGGGCGCCTATTTGTTAGACGGACGTGAGTCAGATTCATACGCCCGGCAACATGTAGTCGACAGCGTCAACATTCCCCTCAAGGGAAGATATGCGACGTGGGCCGGCACATTCATCGATCACGAGAAACCAGTCGTAATCATTTGTGATCCTGGTCAGGAAAAGGAAGCTGTCATGCGACTTGGGCGCATCGGACTGGACTCTGTCGCTGGTTACGTCGGCGGCGGTATCAAAGCATTCGATGGACGAGTTGATCTCGTTAGAAATAACGAGCGTGTCACTGCACAGCAACTAGCAAAGCTTTTGCAATCAGAGAAACCACCTTATGTACTGGATGTACGCAGCCAGGGTGAGTGGCAGGCTGCTCATATAGAGAACACACATCTTTTGCCGCTTAGCGACATCCTCGAGCACGTCGACACTCTGCCGAAGGACAAAGAAATAATCATCATGTGTGCCTCCGGAAATCGCTCTTCCACTGCAGCGAGTCTGTTGAGTCAGCATGGTGTCACACACCTCACCGATCTGCGCGGCGGCATTGAAGGCTGGCAAGTTGAGAAGCTGCCTGTGATCTCACAAACTTCAACTGACGGCAATGATAAGTCGGGCAACTTGAAGCCAAATTGCAGTGTGAAGACTCAGTGA
- a CDS encoding TfoX family protein, translated as MKRREDDGFTAHVLDLLAPWSEVVAKRMFGGIGLFAHGRMFAIIIDDVLYLKDSKDADGVPVKTEFEKEYFEYDRNGKTVNLGYFKAPEAALEESDYLIRLANESFRSASLPKTEQRKKSAAKPQKKKITSARPGAARDQR; from the coding sequence ATGAAGCGGCGCGAGGATGACGGGTTTACTGCGCATGTTTTAGATTTGCTTGCGCCATGGTCTGAAGTTGTCGCCAAACGAATGTTTGGCGGCATCGGCTTGTTTGCGCACGGACGGATGTTTGCCATCATCATCGATGATGTTCTTTACCTGAAAGATTCTAAAGACGCAGATGGCGTTCCTGTGAAAACCGAATTCGAGAAAGAGTATTTCGAATACGATCGCAATGGTAAAACCGTTAACCTGGGCTATTTCAAAGCGCCTGAAGCAGCGTTGGAAGAGTCGGATTATTTGATCAGATTGGCAAACGAAAGTTTCCGCAGTGCATCGCTACCGAAAACCGAACAACGGAAGAAATCGGCTGCGAAACCACAGAAGAAAAAAATTACTTCTGCCCGTCCAGGCGCTGCACGAGACCAACGCTAA
- a CDS encoding ureidoglycolate hydrolase: MSEKSAIQAVPITREAYAPYGSLISADDSLPFRYANMRTAKRFDHLAEVVNLRSETARLNLCVFSCSPLAEAPLQMKLLEKHQYSTQVFLPMTNKARFLVIVCLGGDEPDLNTLSCFEATNGQGISYRPGVWHYPMTAIGEPIDFACLVCEDGSKEDCEVHTFKSPIEIFPADL, encoded by the coding sequence ATGTCCGAGAAATCAGCTATCCAAGCTGTGCCAATAACGCGCGAAGCGTACGCGCCGTACGGTTCACTGATTTCCGCGGACGACTCGCTACCTTTTAGATATGCCAATATGCGCACTGCCAAGCGATTTGACCATCTGGCGGAAGTGGTTAATCTGCGCAGCGAGACGGCCAGGCTGAATCTTTGTGTGTTCAGTTGCAGCCCCCTTGCCGAAGCGCCTCTGCAAATGAAACTACTGGAGAAGCATCAATATTCCACGCAAGTGTTCCTGCCAATGACGAACAAGGCAAGGTTTCTGGTTATCGTCTGTCTTGGTGGTGATGAACCTGATTTGAACACGTTGAGTTGCTTCGAGGCGACAAACGGTCAGGGAATCAGTTATAGACCGGGTGTGTGGCACTATCCGATGACAGCGATCGGCGAACCTATTGATTTTGCCTGCCTGGTTTGTGAGGACGGCTCGAAGGAAGATTGCGAGGTGCACACTTTCAAGTCACCTATTGAAATTTTTCCTGCTGACTTGTAA
- a CDS encoding MFS transporter, whose protein sequence is MSQTEQSEKSGVVTPKQSFGNYRYVILGLAFLITLVNYMDRASISYAIGPIKKEFGLDDSQFGAVLAAFGIGYAVMTLVGGIIVDRWGARKVWPVAAIAWSGFTALMGCVSGFPALLSLRVLLGLSEGPHFPALTRVVADWLPQSERVRATGLGLCAVPLASAIGAPLISTLIITVGWKAMFLVMASAGVVWAGIWYLMFRDYPHSSKFVSEAELNHIREGQSSDRSVSDADRRDQERSDGGTTWRDMLTNPSFISNNIAYFAFGYSLFFALTWLPGYLEHAHEVKLEDARFILIAPWLTAAILLPVAGYLSDWLWIKTGSKQISRSYLICICQLISGLAYVPLLFNPPLLTSMIFISLGVGFGMMPNAAFYAINCDLAKDRAATSQGLMNCCSAIASIMAPAITGLIAAKTGNFAGAFALLIFFTLVSVVSVGLVQRLDGQK, encoded by the coding sequence TTGTCGCAAACAGAACAATCAGAAAAGTCCGGTGTCGTAACTCCAAAGCAATCTTTTGGAAACTACCGCTATGTAATTCTCGGTCTTGCCTTTCTAATCACTCTCGTTAATTACATGGATCGCGCATCAATTTCGTACGCGATTGGACCGATCAAGAAAGAATTTGGCCTGGATGATAGCCAGTTTGGTGCTGTACTGGCAGCTTTTGGAATCGGGTATGCCGTTATGACTCTGGTTGGAGGCATTATTGTAGACCGCTGGGGCGCGAGGAAAGTCTGGCCGGTTGCGGCAATAGCCTGGTCTGGATTTACTGCTTTGATGGGTTGTGTTAGCGGCTTTCCAGCACTTCTGTCGCTGCGTGTTTTGCTTGGACTTTCGGAGGGTCCGCACTTTCCAGCACTCACACGAGTGGTGGCAGATTGGTTGCCGCAATCGGAGCGAGTGAGAGCAACTGGTCTGGGACTGTGTGCTGTCCCTCTTGCATCGGCAATCGGGGCGCCACTGATTTCAACGCTGATCATTACTGTCGGTTGGAAAGCGATGTTTCTGGTCATGGCATCAGCCGGGGTAGTTTGGGCAGGCATCTGGTATCTGATGTTCAGAGACTATCCGCACTCGAGTAAGTTTGTCAGTGAGGCCGAACTCAACCACATCAGAGAAGGGCAGAGCAGTGACCGTTCGGTTAGTGATGCCGATCGGCGCGATCAGGAGCGCAGCGATGGTGGCACAACCTGGCGCGACATGCTCACAAACCCTTCCTTCATCTCCAACAACATTGCATATTTTGCCTTCGGTTATTCACTCTTTTTCGCCCTGACCTGGCTGCCTGGTTATCTCGAACACGCACATGAAGTAAAGCTGGAGGATGCGAGATTTATCCTGATCGCTCCGTGGCTCACCGCCGCAATTCTTTTGCCGGTGGCAGGTTATCTATCAGATTGGTTGTGGATAAAGACAGGAAGCAAACAGATTTCCCGCTCTTACTTGATCTGCATCTGCCAGCTGATCTCCGGACTTGCGTACGTGCCACTGCTATTCAATCCGCCTTTGCTCACATCGATGATTTTTATCTCGCTGGGAGTCGGTTTCGGCATGATGCCCAATGCCGCCTTTTATGCTATCAACTGCGATCTCGCGAAAGATCGTGCTGCTACCAGTCAGGGTCTAATGAATTGCTGCTCGGCAATCGCTTCGATTATGGCGCCTGCGATAACCGGATTGATCGCGGCAAAGACCGGCAATTTTGCAGGTGCCTTCGCTCTTTTGATCTTCTTTACTCTTGTTTCAGTCGTTAGCGTTGGTCTCGTGCAGCGCCTGGACGGGCAGAAGTAA
- the pucL gene encoding urate oxidase, producing MSGSEQSTIAKETRVAGVLVENAYGKSRVRLSKLTRLKDRHVFKEVCVDIQLQGDFERTYTVGDNSQVVATDSMKNMVYVLASQHPLDTIESFGKFMIEHYLKTYKQVSSVKVRLAEELWQRIVVDGKEHAHSFFGAGAEKHVAEIKGTRDSMTFKSGIEGLKLVKTTDSEFWGFVRDEHTTLPDVKDRIFGTSVSCHWHYLSANPDFQKTYDTVRATILECFATHHSLAVQHTINEIGQVALQRAPEVSEITIMMPNEHRLPFNLQPFNLENKSEIFVTTDEPYGLISATLKRA from the coding sequence ATGAGCGGTTCGGAGCAAAGCACGATAGCAAAGGAAACCCGCGTTGCAGGCGTTCTGGTAGAAAATGCATACGGTAAGTCGAGAGTGCGTCTGAGCAAATTGACGCGTCTCAAAGACCGTCATGTTTTCAAGGAAGTATGCGTAGACATCCAACTGCAAGGAGATTTTGAACGCACCTATACAGTCGGCGACAACAGTCAGGTTGTGGCGACCGATTCGATGAAAAATATGGTCTATGTTCTAGCCAGTCAACATCCTCTCGACACGATCGAGTCCTTCGGCAAGTTTATGATTGAGCACTATCTGAAGACTTACAAACAAGTAAGCAGCGTCAAAGTTCGTCTGGCCGAAGAATTGTGGCAACGCATTGTTGTCGACGGAAAAGAGCACGCCCATTCATTCTTCGGTGCAGGTGCGGAAAAGCATGTCGCCGAGATAAAAGGAACCAGAGATTCAATGACGTTCAAATCCGGCATTGAAGGATTGAAACTGGTTAAAACTACTGATTCTGAATTCTGGGGATTCGTCCGCGACGAGCACACAACCTTGCCGGACGTAAAAGATCGGATATTCGGCACAAGTGTGTCATGCCACTGGCACTATCTGTCCGCAAATCCTGATTTCCAAAAGACTTATGATACCGTCAGAGCCACTATACTCGAGTGCTTTGCCACTCACCACAGCCTCGCGGTACAACATACGATCAACGAAATTGGGCAGGTTGCTCTTCAGCGTGCTCCTGAAGTCAGCGAAATCACGATCATGATGCCAAATGAGCATCGGCTGCCTTTTAACTTGCAGCCGTTCAATCTGGAGAACAAAAGCGAAATTTTCGTAACCACAGATGAGCCCTACGGCTTAATTTCGGCGACTTTGAAACGTGCTTGA
- the uraH gene encoding hydroxyisourate hydrolase codes for MSAITTHVLDTAKGRPGSGIKVVLEFKNDEEWKEIASGQTNFDGRLPDLIKDGFHLLEGIYRLTFDTHSYYESQNEHGFYPTVSIVFEVKDPSQHYHVPLLLSPFGYSTYRGS; via the coding sequence ATGAGCGCAATCACAACACATGTTCTGGATACTGCAAAAGGCCGCCCTGGCAGCGGTATAAAGGTCGTTCTTGAATTCAAAAACGATGAGGAATGGAAGGAAATTGCCTCAGGACAAACAAATTTCGACGGTCGTTTGCCTGACCTGATCAAAGACGGTTTCCACCTGCTTGAAGGTATCTACCGCCTCACTTTCGACACTCACAGCTACTATGAATCACAAAACGAGCATGGCTTTTACCCAACGGTGAGCATTGTATTCGAGGTGAAAGATCCCAGCCAGCACTATCATGTACCCCTCTTGCTCAGCCCATTTGGCTATTCGACTTACCGAGGCAGTTGA